The Solanum pennellii chromosome 4, SPENNV200 genomic interval TGATCGGATTCACGGTTTATGCAAATGTTATACTTCAACACAATATGGTCACTACAAATTTAACATGTATGCTTGCTCTCTAGAAACTAACAAGACTAGAAGAAAAAAGACGTtctcaaaaatttcaataaatttgaTGGTAACgagaaaaacagaaaaaggGTCAGCTATAACGagccaacaacaacaaacatctGTGATTGCAGTAAATATCTGCAATTTCATTTGCTTAGTATCAAGTATCAACTACATATCAATCCACAAAGAACACACTTGTCATGGACAGCACAGATTCCATAGGATACAAAATCATGCTTTCTTTACAGGAGAGCCTCAACTGCTAGCATCTACAAAGATGATTGCCCCGAGTActcaaatatcattttttacCCTTTGAAACAAAACTACTTTTTGCAAATTTCATAATGAAACATTGGTAAACGCCCATAATAGCAAGCCAATTCATGATTCGGCAAAGAAGgaatcaaaaattaataatgtcTCTTTCACAAGCTAATATGACTATGACTTGACATTCACCCCAACAATCATTTCGGCTCAATTTGGAGATAACCAGAAATGGAGTTCCATATACTGATCAAGGGAACAAAGTGAATTACTATACTGGTCGGGAAGGGAGCAATCTAGCAGTCCTTTCAATCTCCTTGACTCCAACATTGAAGCGAGGACTAATGACACCACACTTGTTTAGCCTTCCATTCAGTTCAACAACAATCTTTCCGGACCTATGATCATCCACATACGATGTAACCTACAGCTAGATACCAACAGCAAGAAAATGATAGGGTGATGCTAGCAGCGCATACAGTTATATAAGATCAAACTAAATTGATGAAGAGAGATTGAAGGCGAAGATTCTGATTTCTAATACATTAAATAACTTTTACCTACCATTGTTCGAGCTAGGGTAGAAGTCACCATGCTGTCCTTTCTCTCAGCATTGGATTTGATTTGGAGTCTCGTCACACTTCCCTTGTTCGTCAGAAGACAGCAACAGAAAGATTAATCCAGCAGGCCATACAAGATATAGCACGCGGAAAGTCCAATGAAGGTGTACGATTTTAAGTGGCTCCATGAAGTTGAGGACACAATTACCTGGTGAATGGGCAATGAAGGAACAAAAAAATCTTTGTTTCCgtatttcttgaaattttacCATTATTACAAGAGGAAGTGTTTTCTCTATTCCTAAGCAATTCTCTTATTTAGGATGCAAAAATCACATTCGTCTCGCCACACTTGTTAGCTAATTATTAAGTGAAGAGCctgaattgaaataaatatgttttcaaTAACAGGCACATCAAGTATTGAATCACCCAAAAtgaattgaaattgtaattgCAAGAACTAATATAATTAGCTTCTTAGTTTTATATATCAGTACAATACAAACAGTTGGTGCATCTTAATTAGCAAAAACCAGCACCCccaaatacaaaattataatcCCAGTAATCATCATGAGCATTATGTTGACTTCCTTCATGGTAACATCTAGATTGATGCGTTTGAACCAACGATTCATCGGGTTGAACATCTTGATCATTGCCCACTCCATACATGACTTGACGCATATGACAAGTGGTGTGTGGATTTCCATCCTCAAAATTACCATTTCCCATGGGTGGACTAAATTGTTGACCCGCCGGTGTAAACGCCTGTCCTCCGTACCGCACTACCTGTGATCCATTTCTCAATTCATTGAAAAGTGTCTCCGGCCAAAATCCAATGCTAAACAAACCCTGAAACAAAAGATAATAGTctgcaaaaataaataacaccAGAGTTACCACAACAACATACTTgttattaaaaatcatattaatattccaaactattacaacttacttacCTTCATCCTTGTATATCTGAATTTCCAATTCATAGTCATCATACATTGGCCTAGAGATTTTTGGGAATGCATAATCTATTGGTACATCAGTGTCAAGTTGAACAAAACCTGGACAAATATTATTGTAACATCCTGTTTTTTGGCCGCCATCCgtctatataatttttttaaaaaaaatgaaacttacTTATTCTacatgattttgaattatttctttataaaatataccaATTAATATCTAATACACTTACTGTCCAATGGGAATACAGCCGAGTTCGGCTATCACCGTATAGTTGTGGATGTACCTAAATATACTTTAGGAAATCGAATCATCAAAAAAAGTACTTTATAGGTTCAAATcattgattttttataaaaacttaCAATCCATCCAGCTTGTATTTGCTCGAAATTTGGGGCATTGTCTGCACTTTGATGAAATATTGCTGCGGAACTATATTGGCCAGCTCCATTTACATAAAATTATACAAAGTAATAGTGGCTGTGGCACttgtaaaactttttatttctgGGGATGCATTCATACTAATTCCTGCAAACTGAAGTACACTATTACATTAAATTTAActatttgaaattgaatttgttgagtatatttatgataaatttgaataattaaagaAGTAGTTACATCGATGATGTCTTCAGCAAGGGATACATTTGCCATACTTAAGGAGGCATCTTTGGCATTTTGGAGTTGTTCTTGTGTCAATCGTCGAATAGGGACCGTTCCAATCGGACAACCTGTTTTATTCAACCAGAACTCTTCtgtcttaaaataattatttttagcttTTTGCAATCGCTTGGCTTTGACTGATCTTTGTTTTTCTAGCTCCTTAGCAATTGTCATCTGTTGTTTCGAAAATCCCCATACGTGCAGAAAAAAATGATGTATTTCAAAGAAAGTAcaagtaaaattatatttaagtaCTGAAAATAAATGCATGTAAGGGTTAGATTTTAATGACAATGATAGAGTTGATCAGTTAAACattatttctcaaaaagttatactaaatatattaagTCATTAACATTCTTAACAAGATTCACGGATTCACTAATTGATTGGATGTTTCTATGAAATCGTGAAAGGCAAGTTTAGTAAGAATCtggttttaattatgaattaactATATCTTATAAAGAAATAGATTGGGGCTAATTTAACCCTATTATAAGATAATTTGTGTAGATCTACAACTTGAACTcttaacataaattaataaaattcgGGAAGACATCTTATGTCAATTACTAGTATTAgatttatcttttcaaattattaaagaaTGTATAAATTATTTACATCAAAATTCATAAGTTTCAAAACTTGATTCCACCTttgataaaaattcaaaatgttgCAAACaacaaaattgtattttatcaacttttgtttgtcaaaagaaatgaagaagaaaccAGTTAAgttgtatgagtataaatctTGCACCTTGATTCTTTCTTTGTGCGGTATCGGGTGCAAAAGAGTTG includes:
- the LOC107016280 gene encoding uncharacterized protein LOC107016280, with the protein product MTIAKELEKQRSVKAKRLQKAKNNYFKTEEFWLNKTGCPIGTVPIRRLTQEQLQNAKDASLSMANVSLAEDIIDVHPQLYGDSRTRLYSHWTTDGGQKTGCYNNICPGFVQLDTDVPIDYAFPKISRPMYDDYELEIQIYKDEDYYLLFQGLFSIGFWPETLFNELRNGSQVVRYGGQAFTPAGQQFSPPMGNGNFEDGNPHTTCHMRQVMYGVGNDQDVQPDESLVQTHQSRCYHEGSQHNAHDDYWDYNFVFGGAGFC